The nucleotide sequence TATTGGCTTGCCTCAAAGGCGAGACACCGAGGTTTGCAGTCAACCCGCAAGCTTGGAGCGGAACGGCGTCAAGACGGCCAGTATAGCGTCGATGTGTACAGGTCCGGTACTGGCCCGACGGCGAAGTTCGATGCGCTTTTGGGAAAGTCGGCTTGTCAGGGTGGACCGGAAGCCGCGATCCCGCGCAGCAAGGGCTCAGTTTGACCCATCTCTGCCATTCGCCGATTAAGTGCTATGATGTACATGGCGACATGCTTACCGCGATGCGGCGGGGCTATGATGCCCGCGAGGGATGGTCATGAGGCGGCGCAACTTTATCACGCTGCTTTGTGCCGCTGGCGTTGCAGGGTGGCCGCTCGTGGCACGTCCGCAAGACAGACAGCGGCGCATTGGAGTGCTGTTGGGGCGCTCGTTCGCGGACGCTGAAGGAAAGAAACAGGCCCAGGCGTTGGAGCAAGGGCTTTCGCAGCTTGGTTGGAATAGGGATCGCAACATCCAGGTTGAATACCGCTGGGCTGGTGGCGATCTTGAACGGACCCGAACGCTCGCGAAAGAGCTGGTCAGTCAGCAGCCTGACGTCATTGTCGCCCAGAACACGGCTATAGTAACGGCATTACTCGGCGAGACACGCGCCACTCCCATTGTTTTCGTGCAGGTTACCGATCCAGTCAAAAGCGGCTTTGTTGCTAGCTTGGCCAGGCCTGGCGGCAATGCCAGTGGCCTCGTAGACCTGGAGCCATCACTTGCGGGAAAGTGGGTGGATCTATTGAAGCAAATCGCGCCCAGGCTCGCACGGGTTCACTGTATTTTCAACCCGGAGACCGCTCCGGGAGGCGGATCATATTACTTGCGCCCGTTGGAGGCAGCTGCAACATCGCTGGGTATCCAATCGATCGCTGTGCCAGTGCGCGATACTGCCGGGATCGAACAAGGGATTGCCGCGGTTGCCGGCGAACCCAATGGAGGGCTCGTGGTGATGCCAGATATCTTTAATGGCATCCATCACGAGTTAATCATCTCGACGGCGGCCCGAGACCGTGTTCCCGCAATCTATGCTTTC is from Bradyrhizobium sp. ISRA430 and encodes:
- a CDS encoding ABC transporter substrate-binding protein translates to MRRRNFITLLCAAGVAGWPLVARPQDRQRRIGVLLGRSFADAEGKKQAQALEQGLSQLGWNRDRNIQVEYRWAGGDLERTRTLAKELVSQQPDVIVAQNTAIVTALLGETRATPIVFVQVTDPVKSGFVASLARPGGNASGLVDLEPSLAGKWVDLLKQIAPRLARVHCIFNPETAPGGGSYYLRPLEAAATSLGIQSIAVPVRDTAGIEQGIAAVAGEPNGGLVVMPDIFNGIHHELIISTAARDRVPAIYAFRFFASGGGLMSYGIDILDLYRRAAAYVDRVLRGSQIADLPVQLPVKFELVINLKAARALGVDVSSSLLAQADEVIE